AATGGGCAACCCTTTTTTCCTTGCCCCCGTTACTGAACCTGTGGATGCGTGCGGTGGCCATTTCCGGGATGAACAAGCACACGCCCATGATGGCGATCCCGGGGAGAACCTCGAACCACATCGCGACGCCCTTCTGGAGGCCAAACACTCCCTTCCAGGTCCCTTAAAGGTGACCTGGCTTCGATCTCTTCCGGGTAAGCTCTGCcaagaatttgttttaaaagatgatttctGTGGTTACTGAGTTAAAAATAATCTTCACTCTAAGTCTAATATTAACACAGATTTCAAGCTAGGTTCTTCTACACAGAATGTGTAACAAGCTGAGTGTATAAATGCTGAAGTGGCAAGAAGAGGTCCAAAAGGAACTTTCCGGCTCTGCTGATGGGCATCGAGGAACACGTACTACACTAACTAACGAAAAAgagcacacatatataaattaaaCACAAACCGAATTCTCTGTCACATCCTAGTCAGGCAACCGCAGAACGCACTAACACTGGAACTGTTTATTAAGCCTGTAAGAGAAGGCTAATTAAGCAATTCAATCAATTAATAAATATCACTGGATTCAACATACTTGAAAAGTAACTCATACTAAGAATTCAGTGTTTTAT
This portion of the Bubalus bubalis isolate 160015118507 breed Murrah chromosome 3, NDDB_SH_1, whole genome shotgun sequence genome encodes:
- the LOC102399339 gene encoding NADH dehydrogenase [ubiquinone] 1 alpha subcomplex subunit 1-like, translated to MWFEVLPGIAIMGVCLFIPEMATARIHRFSNGGKEKRVAHYSYQWYLMERYRRISGVNRYYVSVGLENID